One stretch of Niallia sp. XMNu-256 DNA includes these proteins:
- the rsmI gene encoding 16S rRNA (cytidine(1402)-2'-O)-methyltransferase: MWQQKSFEGEEMKGILYLVPTPIGNLEDMSYRAIRTLKEADYIAAEDTRNSKKLCHYFEIDTPLMSYHEHNKESSGRKIIDLLKDGCKIALISDAGLPTISDPGYEIVVSALEERLTVVPLPGANAALTALIASGISTQPFYFFGFLDRQKKEKKKQLEELLHIPSTIILYEAPHRLKETLILIKEVLGDRQIALCRELTKKFEEFIRGTASELIVWASEGEVRGEFCLIIEKGESPLTIEKEQWWDELSVQDHVTRYIEEGHTSKEAIKLTAKDRNLNKREVYHTYHVQK, from the coding sequence ATGTGGCAACAGAAGAGCTTTGAGGGAGAAGAAATGAAAGGGATTCTCTATTTGGTTCCAACCCCAATTGGTAATTTAGAGGATATGAGTTACCGGGCCATTCGAACCTTGAAAGAGGCGGATTACATTGCGGCAGAGGATACCCGCAACTCTAAAAAACTTTGTCATTATTTTGAAATTGATACCCCATTAATGAGCTACCATGAGCATAATAAAGAAAGCAGTGGTCGGAAAATCATTGATTTGTTGAAAGATGGTTGTAAAATTGCCTTGATTAGTGATGCAGGCTTGCCAACAATTTCGGATCCTGGATATGAGATCGTTGTCTCCGCTTTGGAGGAAAGATTAACTGTTGTCCCATTACCAGGGGCAAACGCAGCTTTAACAGCGTTAATTGCATCAGGTATTTCTACTCAGCCTTTCTATTTCTTTGGATTTTTGGATCGTCAAAAAAAAGAAAAGAAAAAACAGCTAGAAGAATTGTTACATATTCCTTCGACTATTATTCTATATGAAGCTCCGCACCGTTTAAAGGAAACATTAATCTTAATAAAAGAAGTATTAGGGGATCGCCAAATCGCACTCTGTCGAGAACTGACTAAGAAGTTTGAAGAATTTATAAGGGGAACAGCCTCTGAGTTGATTGTATGGGCTTCCGAAGGAGAAGTTCGTGGAGAGTTTTGCCTTATTATTGAAAAAGGTGAAAGCCCTCTTACCATTGAAAAAGAGCAGTGGTGGGATGAATTATCGGTCCAAGACCATGTTACCCGCTATATAGAAGAAGGACACACTTCAAAAGAAGCCATTAAACTTACAGCGAAAGACCGTAATCTTAATAAAAGAGAAGTCTATCATACGTACCATGTTCAAAAATGA
- a CDS encoding TatD family hydrolase: protein MLFDTHVHLNADQFEEDLAEVIERALQAGVEQMVVVGFDRPTITKAMDLVEAYDFLYASVGWHPVDAIDMTDEDLIWIEELSAHPKVVALGEMGLDYHWDKSPKEIQHDVFRKQIRLAKKVKLPIIIHNREATADIVRILREEGADEVGGIMHCFSGSVEVARECIEMNFYISLGGPVTFKNAKKPKEVAKEIPLDKLLIETDCPYLAPHPYRGKRNEPSYVKLVAEQIAELKGISLEEVANATTKNAQKLFDINR from the coding sequence ATGTTATTTGATACTCATGTGCATTTAAATGCCGATCAATTCGAAGAAGATTTAGCAGAGGTTATAGAAAGGGCGCTTCAAGCAGGAGTGGAGCAAATGGTCGTTGTTGGGTTTGACCGTCCAACAATTACAAAGGCAATGGATCTCGTAGAAGCGTACGATTTTCTCTATGCAAGTGTCGGTTGGCATCCGGTAGATGCGATTGATATGACAGATGAGGATTTAATCTGGATTGAGGAGCTTTCCGCTCATCCAAAGGTAGTGGCTTTAGGGGAAATGGGACTTGATTATCATTGGGATAAATCACCTAAGGAAATCCAACACGATGTATTTAGAAAACAAATTCGCTTAGCTAAAAAGGTGAAGCTGCCGATCATCATTCATAATCGGGAAGCCACCGCAGATATCGTCCGTATTTTACGGGAAGAAGGGGCGGATGAGGTTGGCGGAATCATGCATTGCTTCAGTGGCAGCGTAGAAGTGGCCAGGGAATGTATAGAAATGAACTTCTATATTTCACTAGGTGGACCGGTCACCTTTAAAAATGCAAAAAAACCAAAAGAGGTAGCAAAAGAAATTCCATTAGATAAACTTTTGATCGAAACCGATTGCCCATATTTGGCCCCGCATCCATATAGAGGAAAGAGAAATGAACCTTCATATGTAAAATTAGTAGCGGAGCAAATTGCAGAGTTAAAAGGTATTTCCCTAGAGGAAGTAGCCAATGCGACAACCAAAAATGCGCAGAAATTATTCGACATTAACAGATAA
- the metG gene encoding methionine--tRNA ligase: MVGEKKTFYLTTPIYYPSGNLHIGHAYTTVAGDAMARYKRMRGFDVMYLTGTDEHGQKIQQKAEENGVTPQAYVDEIVSGIKDLWQKLDISYDDFIRTTEKRHTEVVQKIFERLLAQGDIYLGEYEGMYCTPCESYFTEIQLNEEGNCPDCGRPVQKVKEESYFFKVSKYADRLLQYYEENPDFIQPESRKNEMINNFIKPGLEDLAVSRTTFDWGIKIPSNPKHVIYVWIDALTNYITALGYGSEDDTKYKKYWPANVHLVGKEIVRFHTIYWPIMLMALDLPLPKKVFAHGWLLMKDGKMSKSKGNVVDPVTLIDRYGLDSLRYYLLREVPFGSDGVFTPESFVERLNFDLANDLGNLLNRTVAMINKYFDGVIPVYNGSNGEYDQSLLEMNKATVEKYVEAMEKMEFSVALSVLWQLVSRTNKYIDETQPWQLAKEEAKTEQLKDVMVHLAESLRRIAIMLQPFLTKAPKEIFSQLGIENENLTTWESVNEFGGILEGTKVKKGDPIFPRLDIEEEVAYIKMKMQGSVPQQEEKKEAKAEPQQEAAEITIDDFMKVDLRVAEVIAAEPVKKADKLLKLQLNLGYETRQVVSGIAQYYKPEDLVGQRVICVTNLKPVKLRGELSQGMILAGSQDGTLALATVPESLPIGAKVK; the protein is encoded by the coding sequence ATAGTGGGAGAAAAAAAGACTTTCTATTTAACTACTCCTATATATTATCCAAGTGGTAATTTACATATTGGACATGCGTATACAACGGTTGCAGGAGATGCAATGGCGAGGTATAAACGAATGCGTGGTTTTGATGTCATGTACTTAACAGGAACGGATGAACATGGCCAGAAAATCCAACAAAAGGCAGAAGAAAATGGGGTGACCCCTCAGGCATACGTAGATGAAATTGTGTCTGGGATTAAAGATTTGTGGCAGAAATTGGATATCTCTTATGATGATTTTATCCGTACAACAGAAAAACGCCACACTGAAGTTGTACAGAAAATATTTGAAAGATTACTGGCTCAAGGAGATATTTATCTCGGTGAATATGAAGGGATGTACTGCACCCCTTGTGAATCGTATTTTACAGAAATTCAATTGAATGAGGAAGGCAATTGTCCTGACTGTGGCAGACCAGTGCAAAAGGTAAAAGAAGAGTCATACTTTTTTAAAGTAAGCAAATATGCGGACCGCTTATTGCAATACTATGAGGAAAACCCGGACTTCATCCAACCTGAATCTAGAAAAAATGAAATGATTAACAATTTTATCAAACCAGGTTTAGAAGATTTGGCCGTATCCCGAACCACATTTGACTGGGGAATTAAAATCCCAAGTAATCCAAAGCATGTAATTTATGTATGGATCGATGCCTTAACCAATTACATTACCGCTTTAGGCTATGGGTCAGAAGACGATACAAAGTATAAAAAATACTGGCCTGCAAATGTTCATTTAGTTGGAAAGGAGATTGTTCGATTCCATACGATTTATTGGCCAATTATGTTAATGGCATTAGACCTTCCATTGCCTAAAAAGGTATTTGCACATGGTTGGTTATTGATGAAAGACGGTAAAATGTCAAAGTCAAAAGGGAATGTTGTTGATCCAGTTACGTTGATTGATCGTTATGGATTAGATTCATTAAGATATTATTTATTAAGAGAAGTTCCATTTGGTTCAGATGGCGTTTTCACACCTGAAAGCTTTGTCGAACGTTTAAACTTTGATTTAGCAAACGATTTAGGGAACCTATTAAATCGTACAGTGGCAATGATTAATAAATACTTTGACGGCGTCATTCCTGTTTATAATGGCTCAAACGGTGAATATGACCAGTCTTTACTAGAGATGAATAAGGCAACAGTTGAAAAATATGTTGAAGCGATGGAGAAAATGGAGTTTTCTGTTGCATTATCTGTATTATGGCAATTAGTTAGCCGTACAAATAAGTATATTGATGAAACACAACCTTGGCAGTTAGCAAAAGAAGAGGCGAAGACAGAGCAATTAAAGGATGTGATGGTTCATTTAGCCGAATCATTGAGAAGAATTGCCATTATGTTACAGCCATTCTTAACAAAAGCGCCAAAAGAAATCTTTTCCCAACTAGGAATAGAGAATGAAAACTTAACCACTTGGGAGAGCGTAAATGAATTTGGTGGCATCCTAGAAGGAACAAAGGTGAAAAAAGGCGATCCGATTTTCCCAAGATTAGATATTGAAGAAGAAGTAGCCTATATCAAAATGAAAATGCAAGGAAGCGTACCACAGCAAGAAGAGAAAAAAGAGGCAAAGGCGGAACCCCAACAAGAAGCTGCTGAAATAACAATTGATGACTTTATGAAGGTTGACTTACGCGTAGCAGAGGTTATTGCCGCAGAGCCTGTGAAAAAGGCAGATAAACTGCTGAAGCTGCAATTAAATCTAGGCTATGAAACTCGTCAAGTTGTTTCTGGAATCGCGCAATATTACAAACCAGAGGATCTTGTCGGCCAAAGAGTCATTTGTGTGACAAATCTAAAACCAGTTAAGCTTCGTGGAGAATTATCTCAAGGAATGATTTTAGCAGGAAGCCAAGATGGAACCCTTGCATTAGCAACCGTTCCTGAATCATTGCCAATTGGAGCAAAAGTTAAGTAA
- a CDS encoding ubiquitin-like domain-containing protein, translating into MKNLFSKSFTHKKWSIVIASLIVLLTSAGFITYETSKKNVTLNLDGREKVAKTHAATVEELFEELDISIKSQDHVTPTKDSKVTNNMEIVWKPAKQVQLTQENGKTSVWTTAQTVDGFLKEQNIVLNEHDEIQPDKNTTLQKGMNVVIDRAFPLTIIDGGKEEVVWSTSTTVADFLKQQEISLTDLDRVEPSLDETVVENDMVHVIRVEKVTDVVEEPIPFAVVTRKDENLASGTEKIITHGKEGLIKKTYEIVKENGKEVSRTVLNESVTREKQDQVVAVGNKEVVQIASRGSESGKEIHVTSTAYTANCNGCSGTTATGINLHANPNLKVIAVDPNVIPLGSKVHVEGYGYAVAADTGGAINGNKIDVYFASKQDAVNWGRKTVKIKVLN; encoded by the coding sequence ATGAAAAACCTGTTTTCCAAGTCTTTCACACACAAAAAATGGTCGATTGTTATTGCAAGTCTAATAGTTTTACTCACATCAGCAGGATTTATTACATACGAAACGAGTAAAAAGAATGTAACACTCAACCTAGATGGCCGAGAGAAGGTCGCAAAAACACATGCAGCAACAGTTGAAGAATTGTTTGAAGAATTGGACATTTCAATAAAGTCACAAGACCATGTGACACCCACAAAAGACTCGAAGGTTACCAACAACATGGAAATTGTTTGGAAACCGGCAAAACAGGTACAATTAACGCAAGAAAATGGGAAAACATCAGTATGGACGACAGCCCAGACAGTTGATGGTTTTTTGAAAGAGCAAAACATTGTACTAAATGAACATGACGAAATACAGCCAGATAAGAATACAACTTTACAAAAGGGTATGAATGTAGTAATTGATAGAGCTTTCCCGCTCACGATTATCGACGGAGGGAAAGAGGAAGTTGTGTGGTCAACTTCGACTACGGTCGCTGACTTTTTAAAACAACAGGAGATTTCTTTAACGGATTTAGACCGTGTTGAACCAAGCTTAGATGAAACTGTCGTAGAAAATGACATGGTTCATGTTATTCGAGTAGAAAAGGTCACCGATGTAGTGGAAGAACCAATTCCATTTGCTGTTGTCACGAGAAAGGACGAGAATCTGGCAAGTGGAACAGAGAAAATCATTACCCATGGAAAAGAAGGACTTATCAAAAAGACCTATGAAATTGTAAAAGAAAACGGGAAAGAAGTATCGCGTACTGTATTAAATGAATCAGTAACAAGAGAAAAGCAAGATCAGGTTGTTGCAGTAGGGAACAAGGAAGTGGTTCAAATCGCTTCTCGTGGCAGCGAGAGCGGAAAAGAAATCCATGTAACCTCTACTGCATATACAGCGAATTGCAACGGCTGTTCTGGCACAACAGCTACTGGAATTAATCTGCATGCCAACCCGAATCTTAAAGTGATTGCAGTAGACCCAAATGTCATTCCACTTGGTTCTAAGGTCCATGTGGAAGGATATGGATATGCAGTTGCTGCAGATACCGGCGGTGCGATCAATGGCAATAAAATTGATGTGTATTTTGCTTCTAAACAAGATGCAGTTAATTGGGGAAGAAAAACAGTTAAAATAAAAGTACTAAACTAA
- a CDS encoding AbrB/MazE/SpoVT family DNA-binding domain-containing protein, translating into MKSTGVIRKVDELGRVVIPIELRRNLEIGEKDQIEIYVDDDRIILKKYKPTRACQVTGEVSDDNIQLAGSKLTLSREGAEKLLKEIQERFDLTK; encoded by the coding sequence ATGAAATCTACAGGAGTTATTCGTAAAGTTGATGAACTGGGTCGGGTTGTTATTCCCATTGAATTGAGACGTAACCTTGAGATTGGCGAAAAGGATCAAATTGAGATTTATGTTGATGATGATCGGATTATTTTAAAAAAATACAAACCAACGAGGGCTTGCCAAGTTACAGGGGAAGTTTCAGATGATAATATTCAATTAGCTGGCAGCAAATTGACTTTAAGCCGTGAAGGAGCCGAAAAGCTCTTAAAGGAGATCCAAGAGAGATTTGATCTTACAAAATAA
- a CDS encoding GIY-YIG nuclease family protein: MENEEHFFYVLSCKDNSLYAGYTNNLQRRIKLHNEGKGAKYTRGRGPVNLVFSKRYPTKREAMQAEYAFKRWGRKRKLQYLKKEGCYVATEEL, from the coding sequence ATGGAGAATGAGGAACATTTTTTTTATGTACTTTCTTGCAAAGATAATAGCCTTTATGCGGGTTATACGAACAATTTGCAAAGAAGAATTAAACTTCATAACGAAGGCAAAGGTGCTAAATATACGCGTGGCAGAGGACCAGTGAACCTAGTATTTTCAAAAAGGTATCCCACTAAGCGTGAGGCAATGCAAGCAGAATACGCATTCAAAAGATGGGGCCGAAAAAGGAAATTACAATACTTAAAAAAGGAGGGGTGTTATGTGGCAACAGAAGAGCTTTGA
- a CDS encoding tRNA1(Val) (adenine(37)-N6)-methyltransferase produces the protein MVELIEDERLDYLLAEKDMRIIQSPSVFSFSLDAVLLAKFVYVPIQKGNLLDLCSGNGVIPLFLSLRTKGKITGVEIQERLYGMATRSIKYNHLSDRIEMIHGDIKEMPSVLGYGKYDVVTCNPPYFITPSNEEINENEHLAIARHEILCTLEDAVKASSQLVRQGGKVAFVHRSGRLIDMITLMRKYRLEPKRLQFIYPKEGKEANTLLIEATKDGKPDLKIMPPLIVYQDNDEYTESMRKILYGE, from the coding sequence ATGGTTGAATTAATTGAAGATGAGCGGCTTGACTATTTATTAGCCGAGAAGGATATGCGGATTATACAAAGTCCATCCGTTTTTTCATTTTCCTTGGATGCGGTTCTTTTGGCAAAATTTGTGTATGTACCAATCCAAAAGGGAAATTTACTTGACTTATGCAGCGGAAATGGGGTCATTCCTTTATTCTTGAGCTTACGGACAAAAGGAAAGATTACCGGTGTTGAGATTCAAGAAAGACTGTATGGGATGGCAACCCGGAGCATTAAATACAATCACCTAAGCGATAGAATTGAAATGATCCATGGGGATATTAAAGAAATGCCCAGTGTACTCGGCTATGGAAAATATGACGTAGTTACTTGTAATCCTCCGTATTTTATTACACCATCAAATGAGGAAATCAATGAAAATGAACATCTTGCTATCGCTCGACATGAAATATTATGTACGTTAGAAGATGCGGTAAAGGCATCGAGCCAGCTTGTTCGGCAAGGGGGCAAGGTAGCATTTGTTCATCGGTCGGGTCGTCTTATTGATATGATTACATTGATGCGAAAGTATCGGTTGGAACCGAAGCGACTGCAGTTCATTTACCCAAAAGAAGGCAAAGAGGCAAACACTTTATTAATAGAGGCTACGAAGGATGGTAAACCTGATTTAAAAATAATGCCTCCACTTATTGTTTATCAGGACAATGATGAATACACAGAATCGATGAGGAAGATTCTATATGGAGAATGA